Proteins co-encoded in one Peptococcaceae bacterium 1198_IL3148 genomic window:
- a CDS encoding BMC domain-containing protein: MDKNDALGFIETYSLVSVLEAADAMCKAADVELVGYENVASGLVSVVVSGDVGAVKAAVEAGVKSASKVGEVYTSLVIASPHADIQKIIAKYVIDF; the protein is encoded by the coding sequence GTGGACAAAAATGATGCCTTAGGGTTCATTGAAACCTATAGCCTGGTCTCGGTGCTGGAAGCTGCGGATGCCATGTGCAAGGCTGCAGATGTGGAACTAGTGGGTTATGAAAATGTGGCTTCGGGTTTGGTTTCCGTCGTGGTGAGCGGCGATGTGGGAGCGGTAAAAGCAGCGGTAGAGGCCGGTGTTAAATCAGCCAGCAAGGTGGGTGAGGTCTATACTTCGCTCGTCATTGCGAGTCCCCATGCAGACATACAAAAAATTATCGCCAAATACGTAATAGATTTTTAA
- a CDS encoding acetaldehyde dehydrogenase (acetylating), translated as MNRIDNDLLSVQEARILVENAREAQKILATFPQEKLDKIVGHMAQEAYKHAKELAIMSQEETGFGKWQDKLTKNVFASDFIYKKIKDMKVVGIIAEDKENKTIDIGVPVGVIVAVPPSTNPVSTTIYKTLIAIKSGNAIVYSPHPKAKKSIGKVLDIMIRAAEENGLPSGAIAYLQTLAVDGTAALMNHRDTALILITGVPQMVSVAHASGKPVINGGPGNGPAFIERSADIKRAVADIIASRTFDNGIVSASEQSIVAEECIAEEVRQELKRNGAYFLSVSESESLSKFFFLRDGSINPEIVGKSAVELARRVGFSVPDNTKVLISEQKYVSPSNPYAREKLCPVLAFYVEKDWLNACEKCIELLVNEGLGHTLVIHSKNEHVIREFALKKPVSRMLVNTPATLGGLGATTNLFPALTLGCGAVGGGITSDNVSPMNLINIRKVGYGVRPMEDLAKGVQVAEVTEISNQISVNQKTTKDSQALEELLVRLIEHLK; from the coding sequence ATGAATAGGATCGACAATGATTTGCTCTCAGTCCAAGAGGCACGGATTCTTGTGGAAAATGCCCGGGAGGCCCAAAAGATTCTGGCCACCTTTCCGCAGGAGAAACTGGATAAAATTGTTGGGCATATGGCCCAAGAGGCATATAAGCATGCCAAGGAACTTGCCATCATGTCGCAGGAAGAAACGGGGTTTGGCAAGTGGCAGGACAAGCTTACAAAAAACGTTTTTGCCAGTGATTTCATTTATAAAAAAATTAAAGATATGAAAGTGGTCGGCATTATTGCCGAGGACAAAGAAAATAAGACCATAGACATAGGGGTGCCGGTGGGGGTGATTGTGGCTGTACCACCCTCCACCAACCCGGTATCCACCACAATATATAAAACCTTGATTGCCATTAAATCAGGCAACGCCATTGTTTATTCACCCCATCCAAAGGCAAAAAAAAGCATTGGCAAGGTGCTGGATATCATGATACGAGCGGCTGAGGAAAATGGCTTGCCCAGCGGGGCCATAGCCTATTTGCAAACCCTGGCGGTTGACGGTACCGCTGCTTTAATGAACCACCGAGACACGGCACTAATTCTGATTACAGGGGTGCCCCAAATGGTTAGTGTGGCACATGCTTCCGGAAAGCCAGTCATTAATGGTGGCCCCGGCAATGGCCCGGCATTTATAGAGCGTTCCGCGGATATTAAAAGGGCGGTGGCGGATATTATTGCCAGCAGAACCTTTGATAACGGAATAGTTTCCGCTTCGGAGCAATCCATCGTTGCCGAGGAATGCATCGCGGAAGAAGTAAGACAAGAGCTCAAAAGAAATGGTGCCTACTTCTTGTCTGTTTCGGAATCTGAAAGTCTAAGTAAGTTCTTTTTCCTCCGGGATGGCAGCATCAATCCTGAAATTGTGGGAAAGTCTGCTGTAGAATTGGCCCGTAGAGTTGGCTTCTCCGTGCCGGATAATACCAAAGTGCTAATTTCAGAACAAAAATATGTGTCCCCCAGTAATCCTTATGCCAGGGAAAAACTTTGCCCGGTTCTGGCTTTTTATGTGGAAAAGGACTGGCTGAATGCCTGTGAAAAGTGCATAGAACTTCTGGTGAATGAGGGACTGGGACACACTCTGGTTATCCACTCAAAAAATGAGCATGTAATTCGGGAATTTGCCCTAAAAAAACCCGTATCCAGAATGCTGGTGAATACACCGGCCACCTTGGGGGGGCTAGGGGCCACAACCAATCTTTTCCCGGCCTTAACCTTGGGCTGTGGCGCAGTTGGTGGGGGCATTACATCTGATAATGTCTCGCCAATGAACCTAATTAACATCCGAAAGGTTGGTTATGGTGTGCGACCAATGGAGGATCTAGCCAAAGGGGTTCAGGTGGCGGAAGTCACTGAAATAAGCAACCAAATTTCAGTCAATCAGAAAACGACTAAGGATTCACAGGCTTTAGAAGAACTTCTTGTAAGATTAATTGAGCACCTAAAGTAG